The following are encoded in a window of Candidatus Micrarchaeia archaeon genomic DNA:
- a CDS encoding ATPase domain-containing protein, which yields MEKVPFDIEGLDRILYGGIPKYHDISICGGPGTGKTLLSFEFIYRGALKGEPGVFISLVESEESILENIKSTFKTWKDIDKLIENEKIFIVKPESLDVLALVDILEKYIVEHDVSRAVIDSATVLKTNFSEKSKYRQTIQELLSLISGLQCTTLLTYEYSSYERTNMLFSVEQFIADGIINLYNLQRAEKRVRALEVVKMRGTKYVEELVPFKINANGLEVYIGEKVF from the coding sequence GTGGAAAAAGTACCTTTTGATATAGAAGGTTTGGATAGAATATTATATGGAGGAATACCAAAATATCATGATATTTCTATTTGTGGTGGGCCAGGTACAGGTAAAACTTTATTGAGTTTTGAGTTTATATACAGAGGTGCTTTAAAAGGAGAACCAGGTGTTTTTATATCATTAGTTGAAAGTGAAGAGTCTATTTTAGAAAATATAAAATCTACATTTAAAACTTGGAAAGATATAGATAAATTAATAGAAAATGAAAAAATATTTATTGTTAAACCCGAATCATTAGATGTTCTTGCTTTAGTAGATATTTTAGAAAAGTATATTGTAGAACATGATGTATCTAGAGCAGTTATTGATTCAGCAACAGTATTGAAAACTAATTTTTCTGAAAAGTCAAAATACAGACAAACAATACAAGAGCTTCTTTCATTAATAAGTGGATTACAGTGTACTACTTTATTAACTTATGAATATTCTTCATATGAAAGAACAAATATGCTTTTTTCAGTAGAACAATTTATTGCAGATGGAATAATTAATTTATATAATTTACAAAGAGCAGAAAAAAGAGTAAGAGCATTAGAAGTAGTTAAGATGAGAGGAACAAAATATGTTGAAGAATTAGTTCCATTTAAAATAAATGCTAATGGATTAGAAGTTTATATTGGTGAAAAAGTATTTTAG